The proteins below are encoded in one region of Engraulis encrasicolus isolate BLACKSEA-1 chromosome 1, IST_EnEncr_1.0, whole genome shotgun sequence:
- the LOC134453889 gene encoding E3 ubiquitin-protein ligase TRIM35-like, whose protein sequence is MVCVECVSTLHPTHTFISISKSADQRRDSIRARLRALADKLDIDQIRCVEAITHIKAQSERTEGQIKQEFEELRRFLREEEEARIAALREEEQRKRSKMEDKKEEVEEAAVALARRAELIELAMGADDVTFLQNFKDLTLRVTSSVPDHSMSVGALLDVVKHLGNLRYRVWQHMSKISPYFPVLLDPNTAHRFLQLSEDLTQVWDNGTRADLPDNPERFWEYEEILGSEDFRSGTHCWDVAVGGVELWIVGVATESCDRKRKCRTVPEEGFWVIHHRDGRYSALTSSSVTKPVYTQTPNHTHQNPLQTLQTLPHTPQTPLHTPQTQIHAPQTQRHTQQSSNNTARNALGTAPRLQQIRVKLDLDAGHVTFTDPDSNAHIHTYTHTFTEKVYPYFYTQSQQPLKILPVHVNVSVSEIA, encoded by the exons atggtgtgtgtggagtgtgtgtccaCTCTGCACCCCACGCACACCTTCATCTCAATCAGCAAGTCAGCTGACCAACGCAGg GATTCCATTAGAGCCAGGTTGAGGGCCCTGGCTGACAAGTTGGATATTGACCAGATTCGCTGTGTCGAGGCTATCACTCACATCAAG GCCCAGTCCGAGCGAACGGAGGGCCAGATAAAGCAGGAGTTTGAGGAGCTCCGTCGCTtcctgagggaggaggaggaggcgcgcaTTGCTGCCCTgagggaggaggagcagaggaagaggagcaagATGGAGGACAAGAAAGAGGAG GTCGAGGAGGCTGCAGTGGCCTTGGCGAGGAGAGCTGAACTCATTGAGCTGGCCATGGGAGCGGACGATGTCACCTTTCTAcag AATTTCAAGGACCTGACACTAAG AGTTACGTCCAGTGTACCTGACCACTCCATGAGTGTGGGAGCCCTGCTGGACGTGGTCAAACATCTGGGGAACCTGCGCTACAGAGTCTGGCAACACATGAGCAAGATCTCCCCCTACT TCCCAGTGCTTCTGGACCCAAACACGGCCCACCGCTTCCTACAGCTTTCTGAAGATCTGACCCAG GTGTGGGACAACGGAACCCGAGCTGACCTGCCCGACAATCCAGAACGATTCTGGGAATACGAGGAGATTCTAGGTTCCGAGGACTTCCGTTCTGGAACGCACTGCTGGGATGTGGCTGTGGGTGGGGTGGAGCTGTGGATTGTGGGCGTGGCCACCGAGTCATGTGACAGGAAGAGGAAGTGCAGGACCGTGCCAGAAGAAGGATTCTGGGTCATCCACCACAGGGACGGAAG GTACAGTGCCCTGACGTCCTCATCTGTGACCAAACCAGTCTACACACAGACGCCTAACCACACACACCAGAATCCTCTTCAGACACTCcaaacactgccacacacaccccaaacaccacTGCACACGCCCCAAACGCAGATACACGCACCCCAAACGCAGCGGCACACACAGCAAAGTTCGAACAACACAGCTCGGAATGCACTTGGCACGGCCCCGAGGCTACAGCAAATCAGGGTGAAGCTTGACCTGGACGCTGGTCATGTGACCTTTACAGACCCGGACAgcaacgcacatatacacacctacacacacaccttcacggaGAAGGTGTATCCTTACTTTTACACACAGAGTCAGCAGCCGCTGAAGATCCTGCCTGTTCATGTcaatgtgtctgtgagtgagatagcttag